The genomic segment TATGAAGATTATATTCACACCTCTTGCTATGGAGCAATGGGAGTACTGGAAGAAAAACAATCCCAATATTGCCAAACGCATCAAAAAGATCCTTCTCAGTTGATAGAACACCCTTATACAGGAATTGCCAAGCCAGAACCTCTTAAATATGATTTAGCAGGTAAATGGTCAAGACGCATCAACGAAGAGCATCGTCTTATTTACTCTGTAAATGATGACAGGGTAGAGATTGATATACTTTCAATGAAATACCATTACTCCAAGAAGTAACCCAACTCTTACATATTATTAATCGCAAGGGCAGACTATCTTATATGGTCTGATGCAATGAACCTCATAAGGAAAGTGGATTATCAATGATATTCTGTTACTTAATTCTATGACTTTATCAGTGCAGGAATTGGAAGTTGACAGAGTAACACTCACAGATTTTACAACACCCTTTAGGCTAATTAATAACTTTCTTTTTTACCAAAGCTGAAAGGACATTCGTTTTTTTGCTTTTTCCTATCTTTGCAGCATGAAAGCTGAATTAAAAGAAAACGGCGGATTGCCCGCACATATACTTTGGACGCTTGCTATCGTAGCAGGTATTTCCGTAGCGAATTTGTACTACAACCAACCCTTGTTGAACGTGATACGTCACGAATTGGGTGTGTCCGAGTTTAAAACAAATCTCATTGCAATGATTACACAAGT from the Bacteroides eggerthii genome contains:
- a CDS encoding Txe/YoeB family addiction module toxin, coding for MGVLEEKQSQYCQTHQKDPSQLIEHPYTGIAKPEPLKYDLAGKWSRRINEEHRLIYSVNDDRVEIDILSMKYHYSKK